The following are encoded in a window of Helicoverpa armigera isolate CAAS_96S chromosome 24, ASM3070526v1, whole genome shotgun sequence genomic DNA:
- the LOC110380645 gene encoding small ribosomal subunit protein bS16m — MVLPPASGTGKYFVTAAKSIRLIRQGCTNRPFFHISVTHRKRLNTQPVIEQLGSYDPMPNANNEKLVALNLERIKFWLGQGAHVTEPVAELLGLSGFFPIHPRSYMMAWRNRRTERENLAKQEAEKAKEEATK; from the exons ATGGTTTTGCCTCCAGCGAGTGGAACTGGCAAATATTTCGTTACAGCAGCAAAATCCATACGTTTGATTCGTCAAGGATGCACAAACAGGCCATTCTTCCATATATCAGTAACTCAC cGCAAGAGGCTGAACACCCAGCCAGTCATTGAACAGCTAGGTTCATACGATCCTATGCCAAACGCTAACAATGAAAAGCTAGTTGCTTTGAATTTGGAACGAATAAAGTTCTGGTTGGGCCAAGGTGCTCATGTTACCGAGCCTGTTGCTGAACTTCTTG GTCTATCTGGCTTCTTCCCCATCCACCCTAGATCTTACATGATGGCTTGGAGAAACAGGAGAACAGAGAGAGAGAACCTCGCCAAGCAAGAAGCAGAAAAAGCTAAAGAAGAAGCCACCAAATAG
- the LOC110380642 gene encoding receptor expression-enhancing protein 5 isoform X3: MAAKLQDYKDSLERSLNDKGKPWTKYFETAEQKTGVNRVYIFVGMVAFTGLYLVFGFGAELICNSIGFVYPAYMSMKALESPQKDDDTKWLTYWVVYACFSVVEYFSDFIVGWFPLYWLIKCIFVIWCYLPTDFNGSLIIYNRIIRPYYQKHHNRIDDIANSGKQD, encoded by the exons ATGGCAGCCAAATTGCAGGATTACAAAGACAGCTTGGAGCGCAGTCTCAATGACAAAGGCAAGCCATGGACGAAATATTTCGAAACGGCTGAACAAAAAACCGGCGTGAACAGGGTCTACATATTCGTTG GTATGGTGGCGTTCACTGGTTTATATTTAGTGTTTGGATTTGGAGCTGAATTGATCTGCAACTCGATTGGTTTTGTGTACCCGGCGTATATGTCGATGAAGGCTCTGGAATCGCCGCAGAAAGACGACGATACTAAATGGCTGACGTACTGGGTGGTGTATGCGTGCTTCTCCGTCGTCGAGTACTTCTCGGACTTCATTGTAGGCTGGTTCCCGCTCTATTGGCTAATAAAG TGCATCTTCGTCATATGGTGCTACCTGCCCACCGACTTCAACGGCTCGCTGATCATCTACAACCGCATCATCCGCCCTTACTACCAGAAACACCACAACCGCATCGATGACATTGCTAACTCTG GTAAACAAGATTAG
- the LOC110380642 gene encoding receptor expression-enhancing protein 5 isoform X1 gives MAAKLQDYKDSLERSLNDKGKPWTKYFETAEQKTGVNRVYIFVGMVAFTGLYLVFGFGAELICNSIGFVYPAYMSMKALESPQKDDDTKWLTYWVVYACFSVVEYFSDFIVGWFPLYWLIKCIFVIWCYLPTDFNGSLIIYNRIIRPYYQKHHNRIDDIANSGLEKILKDADKHIDKTVKAFSKALKDL, from the exons ATGGCAGCCAAATTGCAGGATTACAAAGACAGCTTGGAGCGCAGTCTCAATGACAAAGGCAAGCCATGGACGAAATATTTCGAAACGGCTGAACAAAAAACCGGCGTGAACAGGGTCTACATATTCGTTG GTATGGTGGCGTTCACTGGTTTATATTTAGTGTTTGGATTTGGAGCTGAATTGATCTGCAACTCGATTGGTTTTGTGTACCCGGCGTATATGTCGATGAAGGCTCTGGAATCGCCGCAGAAAGACGACGATACTAAATGGCTGACGTACTGGGTGGTGTATGCGTGCTTCTCCGTCGTCGAGTACTTCTCGGACTTCATTGTAGGCTGGTTCCCGCTCTATTGGCTAATAAAG TGCATCTTCGTCATATGGTGCTACCTGCCCACCGACTTCAACGGCTCGCTGATCATCTACAACCGCATCATCCGCCCTTACTACCAGAAACACCACAACCGCATCGATGACATTGCTAACTCTG GTTTGGAGAAAATTCTGAAGGATGCCGACAAACATATTGATAAAACCGTTAAGGCATTTAGCAAAGCATTGAAGGACTTGTAA
- the LOC110380642 gene encoding receptor expression-enhancing protein 5 isoform X2 — translation MAAKLQDYKDSLERSLNDKGKPWTKYFETAEQKTGVNRVYIFVGMVAFTGLYLVFGFGAELICNSIGFVYPAYMSMKALESPQKDDDTKWLTYWVVYACFSVVEYFSDFIVGWFPLYWLIKCIFVIWCYLPTDFNGSLIIYNRIIRPYYQKHHNRIDDIANSASRLVADAVRKDN, via the exons ATGGCAGCCAAATTGCAGGATTACAAAGACAGCTTGGAGCGCAGTCTCAATGACAAAGGCAAGCCATGGACGAAATATTTCGAAACGGCTGAACAAAAAACCGGCGTGAACAGGGTCTACATATTCGTTG GTATGGTGGCGTTCACTGGTTTATATTTAGTGTTTGGATTTGGAGCTGAATTGATCTGCAACTCGATTGGTTTTGTGTACCCGGCGTATATGTCGATGAAGGCTCTGGAATCGCCGCAGAAAGACGACGATACTAAATGGCTGACGTACTGGGTGGTGTATGCGTGCTTCTCCGTCGTCGAGTACTTCTCGGACTTCATTGTAGGCTGGTTCCCGCTCTATTGGCTAATAAAG TGCATCTTCGTCATATGGTGCTACCTGCCCACCGACTTCAACGGCTCGCTGATCATCTACAACCGCATCATCCGCCCTTACTACCAGAAACACCACAACCGCATCGATGACATTGCTAACTCTG CTAGCCGCCTGGTAGCAGATGCAGTTAGGAAGGACAACTAA
- the Mctp gene encoding multiple C2 and transmembrane domain-containing protein isoform X6 translates to MTDNKMDRLKNRFITLQGKLQDRMDEFQDQMQNKIERSKISKFISHLSEERSSIEDNNSIESGDKSSNEGDVLENSTIPSFVIDEPVESQDPKDVCKDFIKIEQGTVLFKCRSACNLAYDEDLNIDSSSESCFSCLSSSDERERASEPRPRAGSLPPATTALDQPSPFLACTDLIEKFSNRFPRLKSQGDRIHRYLLKNTRLSDVNKRLKAQIWSSVVTIVLVEAKNLPAMDLDTRSSDPYCKFRLGNEKYKSKVVWKSLHPSWLEQFDLHLYDDQEQILEVTVWDKDKQTKDDFLGKCAIDLSRLEREKTHNIWKDLEDGNGQIFLLLTISGTTQSETITDLSSYKENPRDREIIERRYTWYNLNEHSSGVGWLCVKVYGAKGLAAADLGGKSDPFCVLELGNARLQTHTEYKTLTPNWMKIFTFTVKDITSILEITVYDEDHDHKVEFLGKLAVPLLNIRNGEKRWYALKDKKMRARAKGNYPQILLEMLVIWNPLKAAIRAVNPKEPKYMHQEAKFKRQLFIRNVMRLKAIIMWFIEVGKILQDCFEWESRIRSFLGLLVWLAFCYYYEMWMLPFLMLMFFGRAWLIYRLTVKFKTFVRALRSDPKAYFSYLFLRGNPLLVPVDDEDLLAEEDDEDEADKEEKKSLKERLQAIQEVTQTVQNAIGYVAALGESVKNLTNFTVPYLSYLAIIMLFGAMMVLYVIPLRYLLMAWGINKFTRKILRPHTIPNNEVLDLLSRVPDDETLLDCRELKPHPPNEHRRDARKKHKPS, encoded by the exons atgaCGGACAATAAAATGGACCGATTGAAAAATCGGTTCATAACATTACAAGGGAAACTGCAAGACCGTATGGACGAATTCCAAGATCAGATGCAAAACAAAATAGAGCGCTCAAAGATATCGAAATTCATTTCTCACTTATCTGAAGAAAGAAGTTCCATAGAAGATAATAATTCAATAGAAAGTGGTGATAAAAGTTCCAATGAAGGTGATGTTTTGGAAAATTCAACGATTCCTTCATTTGTTATCGATGAGCCAGTTGAAAGTCAAGACCCTAAGGACGTTTGCAAggatttcattaaaattgaacAAGGCACTGTTCTGTTCAAATGTCGTTCGGCTTGCAACCTTGCGTACGATGAGGATCTAAATATTGATAGCTCCAGTGAATCATGCTTTTCGTGTCTTTCGTCCAGTGATGAGAGAGAAAG AGCTTCAGAACCGCGCCCAAGAGCTGGAAGTCTTCCACCAGCAACCACGGCCTTGGATCAACCATCACCATTTCTGGCCTGTACGGACCTAATTGAGAAGTTCAGCAATCGTTTTCCTCGTCTCAAAAGTCAAGGAGACAGGATCCATagg TATTTACTGAAGAACACGAGGCTGAGCGATGTGAACAAACGTCTGAAGGCTCAGATCTGGAGCTCGGTGGTCACCATCGTGCTGGTTGAAGCCAAGAATCTTCCCGCTATGGACCTGGATACCAGGTCTAGTGATCCTTATTGTAAGTTTAG GTTAGgtaacgaaaaatataaaagtaaggTAGTATGGAAGTCATTACACCCGTCGTGGTTGGAGCAGTTTGACTTGCACTTATACGATGACCAGGAACAAATACTAGAAGTCACCGTATGGGACAAGGATAAACAGACGAAGGATGATTTTCTAGGAAA ATGTGCAATAGACTTATCAAGGTTAGAAAGAGAAAAAACGCATAATATCTGGAAGGACCTAGAAGATGGGAatggacaaatatttttattacttacaattaGTGGTACGACACAATCAGAAACTATTACGGACCTCAGCAGTTATAAGGAGAATCCTAGAGACCGAGAGATAATTGAGAGGCGATAT ACATGGTACAACTTAAATGAACATTCAAGTGGAGTAGGCTGGCTTTGTGTCAAAGTATACGGTGCTAAGGGTCTTGCGGCAGCAGATTTGGGAGGCAAGTCAGACCCTTTCTGTGTACTGGAGTTAGGAAATGCAAGACTACAAACGCATACAGAGTACAAAACGCTAACACCGAACTGGATGAAGATATTTACTTT CACAGTAAAGGACATAACTTCGATACTAGAGATAACTGTCTACGATGAGGATCACGACCACAAAGTAGAATTCCTGGGCAAACTGGCTGTACCACTGCTCAATATAAGAAATGGTGAGAAACGATGGTACGCGCTGAAGGACAAGAAGATGAGGGCGAGGGCGAAAGGAAACTATCCACAGATACTATTAGAAATGCTGGTCATTTGGAATCCC TTAAAAGCAGCAATCAGAGCAGTAAATCCCAAAGAGCCAAAGTACATGCACCAAGAAGCGAAGTTCAAACGACAACTGTTTATTAGAAACGTAATGAGGTTAAAGGCTATCATCATGTGGTTCATAGAAGTTGGCAAGATTTTACA AGACTGTTTCGAATGGGAGTCAAGGATACGATCATTCTTAGGCCTGTTGGTCTGGCTGGCATTTTGTTACTACTATGAGATGTGGATGCTGCCGTTTCTTATGTTAATGTTCTTCGGTAGAGCCTGGCTTATTTATAGACTAACTG ttaagttCAAAACTTTCGTGAGAGCTTTAAGAAGTGACCCGAAGGCttatttttcgtatttatttcTCA gaGGCAACCCATTATTAGTACCTGTTGATGATGAGGATCTACTGGccgaggaggatgatgaagatgaaGCAGATAAG GAGGAGAAAAAGTCTCTGAAAGAGAGATTACAAGCAATACAAGAAGTAACACAAACTGTACAAAATGCGATCGGTTACGTCGCCGCTTTAGGAGAAtcggttaaaaa CTTGACGAACTTCACAGTGCCATATCTAAGTTATTTAgcgataataatgttatttggaGCGATGATGGTGTTATACGTCATACCTTTGAGGTATCTGCTAATGGCTTGGG GTATCAATAAATTCACAAGAAAAATACTCCGGCCGCATACAATACCCAATAATGAAGTCCTAGACTTATTATCGAGGGTGCCAGATGACGAAACTttg TTGGACTGCAGAGAACTAAAACCTCACCCGCCGAATGAACACCGAAGGGACGCGAGGAAGAAACACAAACCTTCGTAA
- the Mctp gene encoding multiple C2 and transmembrane domain-containing protein isoform X7, translating into MTDNKMDRLKNRFITLQGKLQDRMDEFQDQMQNKIERSKISKFISHLSEERSSIEDNNSIESGDKSSNEGDVLENSTIPSFVIDEPVESQDPKDVCKDFIKIEQGTVLFKCRSACNLAYDEDLNIDSSSESCFSCLSSSDERERASEPRPRAGSLPPATTALDQPSPFLACTDLIEKFSNRFPRLKSQGDRIHRYLLKNTRLSDVNKRLKAQIWSSVVTIVLVEAKNLPAMDLDTRSSDPYCKFRLGNEKYKSKVVWKSLHPSWLEQFDLHLYDDQEQILEVTVWDKDKQTKDDFLGKCAIDLSRLEREKTHNIWKDLEDGNGQIFLLLTISGTTQSETITDLSSYKENPRDREIIERRYTWYNLNEHSSGVGWLCVKVYGAKGLAAADLGGKSDPFCVLELGNARLQTHTEYKTLTPNWMKIFTFTVKDITSILEITVYDEDHDHKVEFLGKLAVPLLNIRNGEKRWYALKDKKMRARAKGNYPQILLEMLVIWNPLKAAIRAVNPKEPKYMHQEAKFKRQLFIRNVMRLKAIIMWFIEVGKILQDCFEWESRIRSFLGLLVWLAFCYYYEMWMLPFLMLMFFGRAWLIYRLTGGNPLLVPVDDEDLLAEEDDEDEADKEEKKSLKERLQAIQEVTQTVQNAIGYVAALGESVKNLTNFTVPYLSYLAIIMLFGAMMVLYVIPLRYLLMAWGINKFTRKILRPHTIPNNEVLDLLSRVPDDETLLDCRELKPHPPNEHRRDARKKHKPS; encoded by the exons atgaCGGACAATAAAATGGACCGATTGAAAAATCGGTTCATAACATTACAAGGGAAACTGCAAGACCGTATGGACGAATTCCAAGATCAGATGCAAAACAAAATAGAGCGCTCAAAGATATCGAAATTCATTTCTCACTTATCTGAAGAAAGAAGTTCCATAGAAGATAATAATTCAATAGAAAGTGGTGATAAAAGTTCCAATGAAGGTGATGTTTTGGAAAATTCAACGATTCCTTCATTTGTTATCGATGAGCCAGTTGAAAGTCAAGACCCTAAGGACGTTTGCAAggatttcattaaaattgaacAAGGCACTGTTCTGTTCAAATGTCGTTCGGCTTGCAACCTTGCGTACGATGAGGATCTAAATATTGATAGCTCCAGTGAATCATGCTTTTCGTGTCTTTCGTCCAGTGATGAGAGAGAAAG AGCTTCAGAACCGCGCCCAAGAGCTGGAAGTCTTCCACCAGCAACCACGGCCTTGGATCAACCATCACCATTTCTGGCCTGTACGGACCTAATTGAGAAGTTCAGCAATCGTTTTCCTCGTCTCAAAAGTCAAGGAGACAGGATCCATagg TATTTACTGAAGAACACGAGGCTGAGCGATGTGAACAAACGTCTGAAGGCTCAGATCTGGAGCTCGGTGGTCACCATCGTGCTGGTTGAAGCCAAGAATCTTCCCGCTATGGACCTGGATACCAGGTCTAGTGATCCTTATTGTAAGTTTAG GTTAGgtaacgaaaaatataaaagtaaggTAGTATGGAAGTCATTACACCCGTCGTGGTTGGAGCAGTTTGACTTGCACTTATACGATGACCAGGAACAAATACTAGAAGTCACCGTATGGGACAAGGATAAACAGACGAAGGATGATTTTCTAGGAAA ATGTGCAATAGACTTATCAAGGTTAGAAAGAGAAAAAACGCATAATATCTGGAAGGACCTAGAAGATGGGAatggacaaatatttttattacttacaattaGTGGTACGACACAATCAGAAACTATTACGGACCTCAGCAGTTATAAGGAGAATCCTAGAGACCGAGAGATAATTGAGAGGCGATAT ACATGGTACAACTTAAATGAACATTCAAGTGGAGTAGGCTGGCTTTGTGTCAAAGTATACGGTGCTAAGGGTCTTGCGGCAGCAGATTTGGGAGGCAAGTCAGACCCTTTCTGTGTACTGGAGTTAGGAAATGCAAGACTACAAACGCATACAGAGTACAAAACGCTAACACCGAACTGGATGAAGATATTTACTTT CACAGTAAAGGACATAACTTCGATACTAGAGATAACTGTCTACGATGAGGATCACGACCACAAAGTAGAATTCCTGGGCAAACTGGCTGTACCACTGCTCAATATAAGAAATGGTGAGAAACGATGGTACGCGCTGAAGGACAAGAAGATGAGGGCGAGGGCGAAAGGAAACTATCCACAGATACTATTAGAAATGCTGGTCATTTGGAATCCC TTAAAAGCAGCAATCAGAGCAGTAAATCCCAAAGAGCCAAAGTACATGCACCAAGAAGCGAAGTTCAAACGACAACTGTTTATTAGAAACGTAATGAGGTTAAAGGCTATCATCATGTGGTTCATAGAAGTTGGCAAGATTTTACA AGACTGTTTCGAATGGGAGTCAAGGATACGATCATTCTTAGGCCTGTTGGTCTGGCTGGCATTTTGTTACTACTATGAGATGTGGATGCTGCCGTTTCTTATGTTAATGTTCTTCGGTAGAGCCTGGCTTATTTATAGACTAACTG gaGGCAACCCATTATTAGTACCTGTTGATGATGAGGATCTACTGGccgaggaggatgatgaagatgaaGCAGATAAG GAGGAGAAAAAGTCTCTGAAAGAGAGATTACAAGCAATACAAGAAGTAACACAAACTGTACAAAATGCGATCGGTTACGTCGCCGCTTTAGGAGAAtcggttaaaaa CTTGACGAACTTCACAGTGCCATATCTAAGTTATTTAgcgataataatgttatttggaGCGATGATGGTGTTATACGTCATACCTTTGAGGTATCTGCTAATGGCTTGGG GTATCAATAAATTCACAAGAAAAATACTCCGGCCGCATACAATACCCAATAATGAAGTCCTAGACTTATTATCGAGGGTGCCAGATGACGAAACTttg TTGGACTGCAGAGAACTAAAACCTCACCCGCCGAATGAACACCGAAGGGACGCGAGGAAGAAACACAAACCTTCGTAA